Proteins from a single region of Flavobacterium sp. K5-23:
- a CDS encoding GNAT family N-acetyltransferase: protein MLSLNFSPFPNIETERLLLRRVDKKDVNEIFELRSNIETMKYIPRPIVKSIEEALEHIANIDEKIKANEGINWAITLKNDTRLIGIIGHYRIKPEHFRAEIGYMLLPEYNGKGIVTEAVNEVVNYGFNTMNLHSIEAIISPDNLASEKVLQKNGFIKEAYFKQNECFNGRFIDTVIYSLLKKP, encoded by the coding sequence ATGTTATCCCTTAATTTCTCTCCTTTTCCAAATATTGAAACGGAACGACTCCTATTAAGACGTGTTGATAAAAAGGATGTAAACGAAATATTCGAATTACGTTCTAATATCGAAACAATGAAATATATTCCCAGACCAATAGTGAAGTCAATCGAAGAAGCTTTAGAACATATTGCTAACATCGATGAAAAAATTAAAGCCAATGAAGGCATCAATTGGGCAATTACACTCAAGAATGATACAAGGCTTATTGGAATTATAGGTCACTACAGGATAAAGCCGGAACATTTCCGTGCCGAAATTGGCTATATGTTATTACCGGAATATAATGGAAAAGGGATTGTTACTGAAGCTGTAAATGAAGTTGTAAACTATGGCTTTAACACGATGAATTTACATTCAATTGAAGCAATTATTTCTCCTGATAATTTAGCCTCTGAGAAAGTGTTGCAAAAAAATGGTTTTATTAAAGAAGCTTATTTTAAACAAAATGAATGCTTTAATGGTCGTTTTATAGATACTGTTATTTATTCGCTATTAAAGAAGCCTTAA
- a CDS encoding aldose 1-epimerase family protein — protein sequence MNTTLTQGKFSAVINHKGAELISFKKNSKEYIWNGNPEFWAKHSPVLFPIVGTLKDNTYSYNETEYHLSRHGFARDMLFERVDHKENSATFSLKSNEITLKQYPFEFELLIIYTLQQSSLCIQYKVINNTNSKMPFSIGAHPAFSLAGTFDDYSLQFEKEETLEYHLLENGLITNQIKKINLKDRMIPLKYQLFKDDALVFKKLESKTVTILENNSPILRVNFEDFPNLGIWTLENAPFLCIEPWFGYSNTIESSGDLFEKEGIQLLDSSESFEAKFSINIL from the coding sequence TTGAACACAACACTAACACAAGGAAAATTTTCAGCAGTAATAAACCATAAGGGCGCCGAATTAATTTCTTTTAAAAAAAATAGTAAAGAATATATCTGGAATGGAAATCCTGAATTTTGGGCTAAACATTCTCCTGTATTATTCCCTATTGTTGGAACATTAAAAGATAACACTTATTCTTATAATGAAACGGAATATCATTTATCCCGCCATGGATTTGCTAGGGATATGCTATTCGAAAGAGTTGATCATAAAGAAAATAGCGCCACATTTTCATTGAAATCAAATGAAATAACTTTAAAACAGTACCCTTTTGAATTTGAGTTACTAATCATATATACATTACAGCAAAGTAGTTTATGCATCCAATATAAGGTCATAAACAACACTAATTCAAAGATGCCTTTTTCTATTGGGGCACATCCTGCTTTTTCATTAGCTGGTACTTTTGACGATTATTCGCTTCAATTTGAAAAAGAGGAAACTTTAGAGTACCATCTTTTGGAAAATGGATTAATCACAAACCAAATAAAAAAGATTAACCTTAAGGACAGAATGATTCCATTAAAGTACCAACTATTCAAAGACGATGCATTGGTCTTTAAAAAATTAGAATCTAAAACTGTAACTATATTAGAAAACAATAGTCCTATACTCAGAGTAAATTTCGAAGATTTTCCAAACTTAGGCATATGGACATTAGAAAATGCACCATTCCTGTGTATCGAACCATGGTTTGGGTATTCAAATACGATAGAGAGTTCAGGAGATCTATTTGAAAAAGAAGGAATACAGCTATTAGACAGTAGTGAATCCTTTGAAGCAAAATTCAGTATAAATATTCTTTAA
- a CDS encoding M1 family metallopeptidase produces the protein MKINCFKGLFQMALLLGISSLSAQQVPVTAAKNTPISNYDYHDAFGPLFYTKNATSTRSASGQPGAEYWQNRADYQITAKLNEKNNEIIGTDIITYTNNSPDKMSFLWMNVDQNLFKEDSRGNAIVPLTGSRNGAQGQVFDGGHKIKSVKVVSISNGKTTEANAKFIITDTRMQVFLPQELKAKGGSVKIKIDFSYISPEEGSDRTGVLETKNGKIFTIAQWYPRMCVYDDVRGWNTNPYLGASEFYLEYGDFDVNITAPSNHIVVCSGELLNPTAVYSTVEQNRLAQAKQSDKTVFIRTADEVAISSKNVSTTTKTWHYNIKNARDVSWASSAAFILDGAKINLPSGKKSLALSVYPVESEGNDAWGRSTEYTKASIENYSKRWLEYPYPSATNVAGNEGGMEYPGIVFCSWESKGADLWGVTDHEFGHIWFPMIVGSNERLFAWMDEGFNTFINSLSGADFNNGEFKEEAADLHQRAETYTSPNLETIMSSPDNMKEGNIGLLCYSKPSSGLVILREQVLGPERFDLAFRTYIDRWAYKHPTPDDFFRTMENVAGEDLSWFWRGWIVNNWRLDQGINSIKYVKNDPKQGVVITIENFEKMVMPVILDVKTKSGKVNRVKLPVEVWQRNKEWSFKHNSTEEIESITLDPDHVFPDSNEGNNIWTADKGTIEKDIILDGYLGIYSNPNAPIKIEFTEKNNVLNVEMTGYPKISVEPIGKNLFESKRAGVKFQFNENQSGFELIISDSQKIPFTKEK, from the coding sequence ATGAAAATTAATTGTTTTAAAGGCCTATTTCAGATGGCTTTGTTATTAGGGATTTCGTCCCTTTCGGCACAACAAGTCCCTGTCACAGCAGCAAAGAATACCCCAATTTCAAATTATGATTACCATGATGCATTTGGACCTTTGTTTTACACTAAAAATGCAACAAGCACGCGTTCTGCAAGTGGACAACCCGGTGCGGAATATTGGCAAAATAGAGCTGACTATCAGATAACTGCAAAGTTGAATGAAAAGAACAATGAAATTATCGGTACTGATATTATTACTTACACTAATAATAGCCCTGATAAAATGTCTTTTTTATGGATGAATGTAGATCAAAATCTATTCAAAGAAGATTCACGTGGTAATGCTATTGTTCCTTTAACTGGAAGTCGTAATGGTGCGCAAGGACAAGTTTTTGACGGAGGTCATAAAATAAAATCGGTTAAGGTTGTTTCTATTTCTAATGGAAAAACTACTGAAGCTAATGCGAAGTTCATCATAACTGATACAAGAATGCAAGTTTTTCTTCCTCAAGAATTAAAAGCTAAAGGAGGTTCCGTTAAAATAAAAATTGATTTCTCATATATTTCTCCAGAAGAAGGTTCAGACAGAACAGGAGTTCTTGAAACTAAGAATGGAAAGATTTTTACAATTGCTCAATGGTATCCACGTATGTGTGTGTATGATGATGTGAGAGGTTGGAACACGAATCCTTATTTAGGTGCTTCTGAGTTTTATCTTGAATACGGAGATTTTGATGTAAATATTACAGCACCTTCTAATCATATAGTTGTCTGTTCAGGAGAGCTGTTGAATCCAACAGCAGTTTATTCAACTGTAGAACAAAATAGATTGGCACAAGCCAAACAAAGCGACAAAACGGTTTTCATACGTACAGCAGATGAAGTTGCTATTTCTTCTAAAAACGTATCAACTACAACAAAAACGTGGCATTATAATATTAAAAATGCGAGAGACGTTTCTTGGGCATCTTCGGCAGCATTTATTTTAGATGGTGCCAAAATTAATTTACCAAGCGGTAAAAAATCACTTGCATTATCAGTTTACCCTGTTGAAAGTGAAGGGAATGATGCTTGGGGACGTTCTACTGAATATACTAAAGCTTCTATCGAAAACTATTCTAAAAGATGGTTAGAATATCCTTATCCTTCAGCTACAAACGTGGCTGGAAATGAGGGAGGAATGGAATATCCTGGAATTGTTTTTTGCAGTTGGGAGTCTAAAGGAGCTGATTTATGGGGAGTTACAGACCACGAATTTGGACATATTTGGTTTCCAATGATTGTAGGTTCTAATGAGCGTTTATTTGCGTGGATGGATGAAGGTTTCAATACTTTTATTAATTCATTGAGTGGAGCTGATTTTAACAATGGAGAATTCAAAGAAGAAGCTGCTGATTTACATCAAAGAGCTGAAACTTATACAAGTCCTAATTTAGAGACTATTATGAGTTCACCTGATAATATGAAAGAAGGAAACATAGGTCTTTTGTGTTATTCAAAGCCCAGTTCAGGTTTAGTTATATTACGGGAACAAGTATTAGGACCAGAGCGTTTTGATTTGGCTTTCCGTACTTATATTGATCGTTGGGCTTATAAGCATCCTACTCCAGATGATTTCTTCAGAACTATGGAGAATGTTGCTGGTGAAGATTTAAGTTGGTTTTGGAGAGGTTGGATCGTTAATAATTGGAGATTAGATCAAGGGATTAATTCGATTAAATATGTGAAAAATGACCCTAAGCAAGGTGTTGTTATCACTATAGAGAACTTCGAGAAAATGGTTATGCCAGTAATTCTGGATGTAAAAACTAAAAGCGGAAAGGTAAATAGAGTAAAATTGCCGGTTGAAGTATGGCAAAGAAATAAGGAATGGTCTTTTAAACATAATTCTACTGAAGAGATTGAAAGTATTACTTTAGATCCAGATCACGTTTTCCCGGATAGTAATGAAGGGAATAACATTTGGACTGCTGATAAGGGTACAATTGAAAAAGACATCATTTTAGATGGTTATTTAGGAATTTATTCCAATCCGAATGCTCCAATAAAAATTGAGTTTACTGAGAAAAACAATGTTCTAAATGTGGAAATGACAGGTTATCCAAAAATTTCTGTGGAGCCAATAGGTAAAAATCTATTTGAATCTAAAAGAGCAGGTGTTAAATTTCAGTTCAATGAAAATCAGTCAGGTTTTGAATTGATTATAAGTGATTCTCAAAAGATTCCTTTTACAAAAGAAAAATAA